One stretch of Streptococcus australis DNA includes these proteins:
- the gyrA gene encoding DNA gyrase subunit A, with product MQDKNLVNVNLTKEMKTSFIDYAMSVIVARALPDVRDGLKPVHRRILYGMNELGVTPDKPHKKSARITGDVMGKYHPHGDSSIYEAMVRMAQWWSYRYMLVDGHGNFGSMDGDGAAAQRYTEARMSKIALEMLRDINKNTVDFVDNYDANEREPLVLPARFPNLLVNGATGIAVGMATNIPPHNLGETIDAVKLVMDNPDVTTKDLMEVLPGPDFPTGALVMGKSGIHKAYETGKGSIVLRSRTEIETTKTGRERIVVTEFPYMVNKTKVHEHIVRLVQEKRIEGITAVRDESNREGVRFVIEVKRDASANVILNNLFKMTQMQTNFGFNMLAIQNGVPKILSLRQILDAYIEHQKEVVVRRTRFDKEKAEARAHILEGLLIALDHIDEVIRIIRASETDAEAQAELMSKFKLSERQSQAILDMRLRRLTGLERDKIQSEYDELIALIADLADILAKPERVAQIIKEELDEVKRKFGDKRRTELMVGEVLTLEDEDLIEETDVLITLSNKGYIKRLDQGEFTAQKRGGRGVQGTGVKDDDFVRELVSTSTHDHLLFFTNKGRVYRLKGYEIPEYGRTAKGLPVVNLLKLDEGESIQTIINVESERSDDAYLFFTTRHGVVKRTSVKEFANIRQNGLKALNLKDEDELINVLLTEEDTDIIIGTKFGYAVRFNQSAVRGMSRIATGVRGVNLREGDTVVGASVITNQDEVLIITEKGYGKRTLATEYPTKGRGGKGMKTANVAEKNGPLAGLLTVKGDEDLMIITDTGVMIRTNVANISQTGRSTMGVKVMRLDQDAKIVTFTTVAAAEKEEVATEERTEGEA from the coding sequence ATGCAGGATAAAAATTTAGTGAATGTCAATCTGACAAAGGAGATGAAGACCAGTTTTATCGATTACGCCATGAGTGTTATCGTAGCGCGTGCTCTTCCTGATGTTCGAGATGGCTTGAAGCCTGTTCACCGCCGTATTCTTTACGGAATGAATGAACTAGGTGTTACTCCAGACAAACCTCATAAAAAATCAGCCCGTATCACAGGGGATGTTATGGGTAAATACCACCCACACGGGGATTCCTCTATTTACGAAGCCATGGTCCGTATGGCCCAGTGGTGGAGCTACCGTTACATGCTTGTCGATGGGCATGGGAACTTTGGTTCTATGGATGGAGACGGTGCTGCCGCGCAGCGGTATACTGAGGCGCGTATGAGCAAGATTGCTCTTGAAATGCTTCGTGATATCAATAAAAATACAGTTGATTTTGTAGACAACTACGATGCCAATGAACGTGAACCCTTGGTTTTGCCAGCTCGTTTTCCAAACCTTTTGGTCAATGGGGCAACTGGGATTGCCGTAGGGATGGCTACCAACATTCCTCCTCACAACCTCGGTGAAACCATTGATGCTGTGAAGCTAGTCATGGACAATCCAGATGTGACTACTAAGGACTTGATGGAAGTTTTGCCTGGTCCAGATTTTCCAACTGGTGCCCTTGTTATGGGGAAATCAGGTATTCATAAGGCCTATGAAACTGGTAAAGGTTCGATTGTCCTTCGTTCTCGTACAGAGATTGAAACCACTAAGACTGGCCGTGAACGAATTGTCGTAACAGAGTTTCCTTACATGGTTAATAAAACCAAGGTGCATGAGCATATTGTTCGCTTGGTTCAGGAAAAACGGATTGAGGGCATTACTGCAGTCCGTGATGAATCCAACCGTGAAGGGGTTCGTTTCGTTATCGAAGTCAAACGCGATGCCTCCGCAAATGTTATCCTTAACAATCTCTTCAAGATGACCCAGATGCAAACCAATTTTGGTTTCAATATGCTGGCGATTCAGAATGGCGTGCCAAAGATCTTGTCTCTTCGTCAAATTCTGGATGCTTATATTGAGCACCAAAAAGAAGTAGTTGTTCGTCGTACACGTTTTGACAAGGAAAAAGCAGAAGCGCGTGCACATATCTTAGAAGGTCTTTTAATCGCGCTAGATCACATCGACGAAGTAATTCGAATTATTCGAGCTAGTGAAACCGATGCGGAAGCGCAAGCTGAGTTGATGAGCAAGTTCAAGCTTTCTGAACGTCAAAGTCAAGCTATCCTTGATATGCGTCTTCGTCGTTTGACAGGATTGGAACGTGATAAGATTCAGTCTGAATATGATGAATTGATTGCCTTGATTGCTGATTTGGCAGATATTCTTGCTAAACCTGAGCGCGTGGCTCAAATCATCAAAGAAGAATTAGATGAAGTCAAACGCAAATTTGGTGACAAGCGCCGTACTGAATTAATGGTCGGAGAGGTATTGACTCTTGAGGACGAAGACTTGATTGAGGAGACGGATGTCTTGATTACTCTCTCTAACAAGGGATACATCAAACGTCTGGACCAAGGTGAGTTCACTGCCCAAAAACGTGGTGGTCGTGGAGTCCAAGGTACTGGGGTTAAGGATGATGACTTTGTTCGTGAGTTGGTTTCAACCAGCACTCATGATCATCTACTCTTCTTTACCAATAAAGGACGTGTTTATCGCCTTAAAGGCTACGAAATTCCTGAATATGGTCGTACAGCCAAGGGCTTGCCAGTTGTCAATCTTTTGAAGTTAGACGAAGGCGAGAGTATTCAGACCATCATCAACGTTGAGTCTGAGCGTAGTGATGATGCTTATCTTTTCTTCACAACTCGTCACGGTGTCGTGAAGAGAACCAGTGTCAAAGAATTTGCCAATATTCGTCAAAATGGACTTAAAGCCTTGAATCTCAAAGATGAAGATGAGTTGATTAATGTTCTATTGACAGAAGAAGACACGGATATTATCATTGGTACCAAGTTTGGTTATGCTGTTCGCTTTAATCAGTCAGCTGTTCGTGGGATGAGTCGTATCGCCACGGGTGTCCGAGGAGTCAATCTTCGTGAGGGTGACACAGTAGTTGGTGCTAGCGTGATTACAAACCAAGACGAAGTTCTTATCATCACTGAAAAAGGTTATGGTAAACGTACTCTTGCTACTGAATACCCAACTAAAGGCCGTGGTGGTAAAGGGATGAAGACGGCCAATGTAGCTGAGAAGAATGGTCCTCTTGCAGGCCTCCTCACTGTAAAAGGTGATGAAGACCTGATGATTATTACAGATACAGGTGTCATGATTCGTACAAACGTTGCCAATATTTCACAAACAGGACGCTCAACTATGGGAGTGAAGGTGATGCGTCTAGACCAGGATGCTAAGATTGTGACCTTCACAACGGTTGCCGCAGCAGAAAAAGAAGAGGTAGCAACAGAAGAGAGAACAGAGGGTGAAGCATAA
- a CDS encoding class A sortase — translation MSHRKMKKNNRKNILINILAGFLILLSLALIFNAQIRDIFMVWNTNKYQVSQVTKEKIEENKETEGNFDFDSVKSISSEAVLAAQWDAQQLPVIGGIAIPEVEINLPIFKGLDNVNLFYGAGTMKANQKMGEGNYSLASHHIFTAENASQMLFSPLVNAKAGMKIYLTDKDKVYTYEIREVKHVTPDRVDEIEDREGVKEITLVTCVDYNATERIIVKGDFKEVKAYSETSDDILSAFNQPYKQRY, via the coding sequence ATGTCTCACAGAAAAATGAAGAAGAATAACCGTAAAAATATACTAATCAATATTTTAGCTGGATTTTTAATTCTTCTATCCCTTGCCTTGATTTTTAATGCTCAAATTCGTGATATCTTTATGGTTTGGAATACCAATAAATACCAAGTCAGTCAGGTGACTAAGGAAAAGATTGAGGAAAATAAAGAGACAGAGGGAAATTTCGATTTTGATTCTGTCAAATCCATTTCATCGGAAGCGGTGTTAGCTGCCCAGTGGGATGCTCAGCAACTTCCAGTTATCGGAGGGATTGCCATTCCTGAAGTAGAGATCAACCTACCTATTTTTAAAGGTTTGGATAATGTAAACTTGTTCTACGGAGCAGGAACCATGAAAGCAAATCAGAAAATGGGAGAGGGCAACTATTCTCTAGCGAGTCACCATATCTTTACTGCTGAAAATGCAAGTCAGATGCTCTTTTCGCCTTTGGTCAATGCCAAGGCGGGGATGAAGATTTATCTGACTGATAAAGATAAAGTATACACCTATGAGATTCGTGAAGTGAAGCACGTAACCCCCGATCGGGTAGATGAAATCGAGGATCGTGAAGGAGTTAAGGAGATTACGCTGGTAACTTGTGTGGACTATAATGCTACAGAGCGGATTATTGTTAAAGGTGATTTTAAAGAAGTTAAAGCTTATTCTGAAACATCTGATGATATCCTAAGCGCCTTTAATCAGCCATATAAACAACGTTATTAA
- a CDS encoding formate/nitrite transporter family protein: MVSSEFISKIEFACKKKESLYSQSKFKYAIRSMFAGAFLTFSTAAGAVGADLINKIAPGSGRFLFPFVFAWGLAYIVFLNAELVTSNMMFLTAGSFLKKISWRKTAEILLYCTFFNLIGALIAGWGFAHSAAYANLTHDSFISGVVEMKLGRSNELVLLEGILANIFVNIAILSFVLVKDGGAKLWLVLSAIYMFVFLTNEHIAANFASFAIVKFSVAADSIANFDIPNILRHWGVTFVGNFIGGGLLMGLPYAFLNKNEDTYVD; encoded by the coding sequence ATGGTCTCTTCAGAATTTATCTCAAAGATTGAATTTGCTTGTAAGAAGAAAGAAAGTCTTTATAGCCAAAGCAAGTTTAAGTATGCAATTCGTTCCATGTTTGCAGGTGCCTTTTTAACATTTAGTACGGCTGCGGGCGCAGTTGGTGCTGACTTGATTAATAAGATCGCACCTGGTAGTGGACGTTTCCTTTTCCCATTTGTTTTTGCTTGGGGATTGGCCTACATTGTTTTCTTGAATGCTGAGCTAGTAACTTCAAATATGATGTTTTTGACAGCTGGTAGTTTCTTGAAAAAAATCTCTTGGAGAAAAACAGCTGAGATTTTACTATACTGTACCTTCTTTAACCTCATTGGTGCTCTTATAGCAGGTTGGGGCTTTGCCCATTCAGCAGCCTATGCAAATCTAACACATGATAGTTTCATTTCAGGAGTTGTTGAGATGAAATTAGGGCGTTCCAATGAGCTAGTCTTGCTTGAAGGTATTTTAGCCAATATTTTTGTAAATATTGCCATTCTTTCATTTGTTTTGGTGAAAGACGGTGGCGCCAAACTTTGGCTCGTTTTATCAGCAATTTACATGTTTGTATTCTTAACAAACGAACACATTGCTGCGAACTTTGCTTCTTTCGCGATTGTTAAATTCAGTGTTGCAGCGGATTCAATTGCAAACTTTGACATACCTAATATTCTTCGTCACTGGGGTGTAACCTTTGTCGGGAACTTTATCGGAGGAGGTCTCTTGATGGGCTTGCCTTACGCTTTCCTCAACAAAAACGAAGATACTTATGTAGATTAA
- a CDS encoding O-acetylhomoserine aminocarboxypropyltransferase/cysteine synthase family protein, which produces MTRDFKFETLQLHAGQVVDPATKSRAVPIYQTTSFVFDDTQEGADLFALRKPGNIYTRITNPTTAAFEERIAALEGGVGALATASGMAAVTYTILALAHAGDHVVAASTIYGGTFNLLKETLPRYGITTTFVDVDNLEEVEAAIGDNTKLVLIETLGNPLINIPDLEKLAEIAHKHQIPLVSDNTFATPYLINVFSHGVDIAIHSATKFIGGHGTTIGGVIVDSGRFDWEASGKFPQFVEEDPSYHNLSYTRDVGVAAFIIAVRVQLLRDTGAALSPFNAFLLLQGLETLSLRVERHVQNAEKIVDFLVNHPKVEKVNYPKLADSPYHALAEKYLPKGVGSIFTFHVKGGETEARKVIDNLEIFSDLANVADAKSLVVHPATTTHGQLSEKDLEAAGVTPNQIRLSIGLENVEDLIEDLRLALEKI; this is translated from the coding sequence ATGACTCGTGATTTTAAATTTGAAACCCTACAATTACATGCTGGACAAGTAGTTGATCCAGCGACCAAATCTCGTGCAGTACCTATTTATCAAACAACATCCTTCGTTTTTGATGACACACAGGAAGGTGCAGATCTGTTTGCATTGAGAAAACCAGGCAATATCTATACTCGTATCACAAATCCTACAACAGCAGCATTTGAAGAAAGAATTGCAGCTCTTGAAGGTGGCGTTGGAGCACTAGCTACCGCATCAGGTATGGCTGCTGTAACCTACACTATTTTGGCGCTTGCTCACGCTGGTGACCATGTGGTGGCAGCGTCAACTATTTACGGTGGTACTTTCAATCTCTTGAAAGAAACCCTTCCTCGTTATGGAATCACAACTACCTTTGTAGATGTGGATAATTTGGAGGAAGTTGAAGCAGCTATCGGTGACAATACCAAGCTTGTCTTGATTGAAACCTTAGGGAATCCCTTGATTAACATTCCTGACTTGGAAAAATTGGCTGAGATTGCGCACAAACACCAGATTCCTCTCGTTTCGGACAATACTTTTGCCACACCATATTTGATTAACGTTTTCTCTCACGGTGTAGATATTGCCATTCACTCAGCAACTAAGTTTATCGGTGGACATGGTACGACTATTGGCGGTGTCATCGTGGACAGTGGTCGTTTTGATTGGGAAGCATCAGGGAAATTCCCTCAATTTGTTGAGGAAGATCCAAGTTACCATAACTTGAGTTATACTCGTGATGTTGGGGTAGCAGCCTTTATTATCGCTGTTCGTGTTCAATTGCTTCGTGATACAGGTGCTGCCTTGTCACCATTCAATGCCTTCCTCTTGCTCCAAGGACTTGAAACCCTTTCACTTCGTGTGGAACGCCATGTGCAAAATGCAGAGAAAATTGTTGATTTCCTTGTCAACCATCCTAAGGTTGAAAAAGTTAACTATCCAAAGCTTGCTGACAGTCCATATCATGCCTTGGCTGAGAAATATTTGCCAAAAGGTGTTGGTTCAATCTTTACCTTCCATGTTAAAGGTGGAGAGACAGAGGCTCGTAAGGTGATTGATAATTTGGAAATCTTCTCTGACCTTGCAAACGTAGCAGATGCCAAATCGCTTGTTGTCCATCCAGCGACAACCACTCACGGTCAGTTGTCAGAAAAAGATCTAGAAGCAGCAGGAGTTACACCAAACCAAATCCGCTTGTCGATCGGTCTTGAAAATGTAGAGGATTTGATTGAAGATTTGCGCTTGGCCTTGGAAAAGATTTAA
- a CDS encoding DUF2130 domain-containing protein: MNEIKCPNCGEVFTVNESQYAELLSQVRTAEFDKELHDRMKQELALAEQKAMNEQQTKLAQKDQEIAQLQSQIQNFDTEKELAKKEVEQTSHQALLAKDKEVQALENQLATLRLEHENQLQKTLSDLEKERDQVKNQLLLQEKENELSLASVKQNYEAQLKAASEQVEFYKNFKAQQSTKAIGESLEQYVESEFNKVRSFAFPNAYFEKDNKVSARGSKGDFIFRECDENGVEIISIMFEMKNEADGTEKKHKNADFYKELDKDRREKNCEYAVLVTMLEADNDYFNTGIVDVSHEYEKMYVVRPQFFIQLIGLLRNAALNSLEYKQELALVREQNIDITHFEEDLDAFKLAFAKNYNSASTNFGKAIDEIDKAIKRMEEVKKFLTTSENQLRLANNKLEDVSVKKLTRKNPTMKAKFDALKGE; this comes from the coding sequence ATGAACGAAATCAAATGTCCCAACTGTGGGGAAGTCTTTACAGTAAATGAGAGCCAGTATGCCGAACTTTTATCCCAAGTGAGAACGGCTGAGTTTGATAAGGAATTGCACGATCGCATGAAGCAGGAGCTGGCCTTGGCTGAGCAGAAGGCTATGAATGAACAACAGACTAAACTGGCTCAAAAAGACCAAGAAATCGCGCAATTACAGAGTCAAATCCAAAACTTTGATACAGAGAAAGAACTGGCTAAGAAAGAGGTTGAACAAACAAGTCATCAGGCTTTATTGGCAAAGGATAAGGAAGTACAGGCCTTGGAAAATCAATTGGCTACCTTGCGTTTAGAGCATGAAAATCAACTACAGAAAACTCTTTCTGACCTAGAAAAAGAGCGCGATCAGGTCAAAAATCAACTCCTATTGCAAGAAAAGGAGAACGAACTTTCTCTTGCTTCAGTTAAGCAAAATTACGAAGCCCAGCTCAAGGCGGCCAGTGAGCAGGTTGAATTTTACAAGAATTTTAAGGCTCAACAATCTACCAAGGCAATCGGTGAAAGTTTGGAACAGTATGTAGAGAGTGAGTTCAATAAGGTCCGCAGTTTTGCCTTTCCAAATGCTTACTTTGAAAAGGATAACAAGGTTTCTGCGCGTGGGTCTAAGGGTGACTTTATCTTCCGTGAATGTGATGAGAATGGTGTCGAAATTATTTCCATCATGTTTGAGATGAAGAATGAAGCGGACGGAACAGAGAAGAAGCATAAGAATGCAGATTTTTACAAGGAGTTGGACAAGGACCGCCGGGAGAAAAACTGTGAATATGCCGTTTTGGTGACCATGCTTGAGGCCGATAATGACTACTTTAACACTGGGATTGTTGACGTCAGCCACGAGTATGAAAAGATGTATGTCGTCCGTCCTCAATTCTTTATCCAGTTAATTGGACTCTTAAGAAATGCTGCATTAAATTCCCTAGAATACAAACAAGAGTTAGCGCTTGTTCGTGAGCAGAATATCGATATTACCCATTTTGAGGAAGACTTGGATGCCTTTAAATTGGCCTTTGCCAAGAACTACAACTCTGCTTCGACTAACTTTGGCAAAGCCATCGATGAAATCGACAAGGCTATCAAACGGATGGAAGAGGTCAAAAAGTTTCTAACAACATCAGAAAATCAACTCCGTCTCGCAAATAATAAGTTGGAAGATGTTTCCGTTAAAAAATTGACTCGGAAGAATCCAACAATGAAAGCAAAGTTTGATGCCTTGAAGGGGGAGTAA
- a CDS encoding glutamyl-tRNA amidotransferase: MTIKKPLKFTDIYIAYLPLVVFLLNFLYGFLNFEGSTVSNERSRYDLLFGVVGFFPTIFGYIFSFLANLIVGITYVKKAKNQMKCLIAFLLIGNVFLSIFLMFLLNFKMIVSFDFITDVNLWSFIFSLFLFPYIDWIYQKGEYNQKVSRIVVIIVLVGIFSPFLGSEIQTYLRNNTKVQQLQEFYHSRDLNYELTLKSSYYDSNISDVGVFDVFDKGVTIKVGAKYTRQKLKYVTFIDEQYGLKEFIKNAVSSDEAQIVLKDFRSVVEDAIKKKGYDLSVFDAEDQPLASPGFQISRSFRITSFIKEKAVQNQNSSSPEKQAFGGYAAISLKDYMKEGALRLRLTLSERDKLKLDDIDFSRLSDGHYMINNDYFIVNNGMYTIVEDEDDFENFLLREFSKQFYLEDFYKIEKLD, encoded by the coding sequence TTGACTATAAAAAAACCTCTAAAATTTACGGATATATATATTGCCTATTTACCATTAGTTGTTTTTTTGCTCAATTTTTTATACGGTTTTTTGAACTTCGAAGGTTCAACAGTTTCTAACGAAAGGTCTAGATATGATTTGCTTTTTGGAGTGGTTGGCTTTTTTCCAACTATTTTTGGCTATATTTTTAGCTTTCTAGCCAATCTTATTGTAGGTATAACTTATGTAAAAAAAGCAAAAAATCAAATGAAGTGTCTGATTGCATTCCTATTGATTGGCAATGTTTTTTTATCAATATTTCTCATGTTTTTATTAAATTTTAAGATGATAGTTTCTTTTGATTTTATAACAGATGTTAATCTTTGGAGTTTCATTTTTTCTTTATTTTTATTTCCGTATATAGATTGGATTTATCAAAAGGGGGAGTATAATCAAAAAGTGAGTAGAATTGTAGTCATTATAGTATTAGTGGGAATTTTTTCTCCATTTCTAGGTAGTGAAATTCAAACTTACTTGAGAAATAATACCAAAGTACAACAATTACAAGAGTTTTATCATTCTAGGGATTTGAACTACGAATTAACACTTAAGTCTTCATACTATGATAGTAATATTTCCGATGTAGGTGTCTTTGATGTTTTCGATAAGGGAGTTACCATAAAAGTGGGTGCTAAGTACACGCGTCAAAAATTAAAATATGTTACTTTCATTGATGAACAATATGGCCTAAAGGAATTTATAAAAAATGCTGTTTCAAGTGATGAAGCTCAAATAGTTCTAAAAGATTTTAGGTCAGTAGTGGAAGATGCTATTAAAAAGAAAGGTTATGATTTATCTGTATTTGATGCTGAAGATCAGCCATTAGCTAGTCCAGGTTTTCAAATATCACGTTCATTTAGAATCACTTCTTTTATTAAAGAAAAAGCAGTTCAAAATCAAAACTCATCTAGTCCAGAAAAACAAGCATTTGGAGGATATGCAGCAATTTCTCTTAAAGACTATATGAAAGAGGGAGCCCTTCGTTTACGTTTAACACTTAGTGAACGTGACAAATTGAAGTTAGATGACATTGATTTTTCAAGACTCTCCGATGGACACTACATGATCAATAATGACTATTTTATAGTGAACAACGGAATGTATACAATAGTTGAAGATGAAGATGATTTTGAAAATTTTTTACTGAGAGAATTTAGTAAACAATTTTATTTGGAGGATTTTTATAAAATTGAAAAGCTTGATTAA
- the truB gene encoding tRNA pseudouridine(55) synthase TruB — MNGIINLKKEAGMTSHDAVFKLRKILGTKKIGHGGTLDPDVVGVLPIAVGKATRMVEFMQDEGKVYEGEITLGYSTTTEDASGEVVAETPVLSPLDETIVDEAIASLIGPITQIPPMYSAVKVNGRKLYEYARAGQEVERPERQVTIYQFERTSPISYEDHLARFTFRVKCSKGTYIRTLSVDLGEKLGYAAHMSHLTRTSAAGLQLEDALTLEEIAEKVEAGQLDFLYPLEIGTGDLVKVFLSPEQATEVRFGRFIELEQLDKELAAFEDDKLLAILEKRDNFYKPRKVFS; from the coding sequence ATGAACGGTATTATCAACTTAAAAAAAGAGGCGGGGATGACTTCGCATGATGCGGTTTTTAAGCTGCGTAAGATTTTGGGAACCAAGAAGATTGGTCATGGCGGAACCTTGGATCCGGATGTAGTGGGTGTTTTGCCTATTGCAGTTGGCAAGGCGACACGCATGGTCGAGTTTATGCAGGATGAGGGTAAGGTCTATGAGGGAGAGATTACTCTGGGCTATTCAACGACAACCGAGGATGCTAGTGGGGAAGTGGTTGCTGAGACACCTGTTTTGTCGCCCTTGGATGAAACCATTGTCGATGAAGCGATTGCCAGTCTGATTGGGCCTATTACTCAGATTCCGCCTATGTACTCGGCTGTCAAGGTCAATGGTCGCAAGCTCTATGAGTATGCGCGTGCTGGTCAGGAAGTGGAGCGTCCAGAACGTCAGGTGACTATTTATCAATTTGAACGGACAAGTCCGATTTCTTATGAGGATCACCTCGCACGATTCACTTTTCGTGTAAAATGTAGTAAGGGGACTTATATCCGTACCTTGTCTGTTGACTTGGGAGAGAAGCTTGGTTATGCGGCTCATATGTCTCACCTGACACGGACTAGTGCAGCCGGTTTACAGTTAGAAGATGCCTTGACCTTGGAAGAAATTGCTGAAAAAGTAGAGGCAGGGCAACTGGACTTTCTTTATCCTTTAGAGATTGGTACAGGTGACCTTGTCAAAGTTTTCCTAAGTCCGGAACAGGCTACAGAAGTACGCTTTGGTCGTTTTATCGAGCTAGAACAGTTGGATAAGGAATTGGCTGCCTTTGAAGATGATAAATTGCTAGCAATTCTAGAAAAAAGGGACAATTTCTACAAGCCAAGGAAAGTTTTTAGCTAG
- the udk gene encoding uridine kinase gives MQNRPIIIGVTGGSGGGKTSVSRAILSHFPDEKISMIEHDSYYKDQSHLTFEERVKTNYDHPFAFDTDLMIEQIKELLAGRPVDIPTYDYTAHTRSSKTYRQEPQDVFIVEGILVLEDKRLRDLMDIKIFVDTDDDVRIIRRIKRDMEERGRSLDSVIDQYLGVVKPMYHQFIEPTKRYADIVIPEGVSNTVAIDLLTTKIAKILEEARNSK, from the coding sequence ATGCAAAATAGACCAATCATTATCGGAGTGACAGGTGGTTCTGGTGGTGGTAAGACCAGTGTTTCGAGGGCCATTTTATCACATTTTCCTGATGAGAAGATTTCCATGATTGAGCATGATTCATACTACAAGGATCAGTCTCATTTGACCTTTGAAGAACGCGTCAAAACCAACTACGACCACCCTTTTGCCTTTGATACAGACTTGATGATCGAGCAAATTAAAGAGTTATTAGCGGGTCGTCCAGTGGACATTCCGACTTATGACTATACAGCGCATACACGGAGTAGCAAGACCTATCGTCAGGAGCCTCAAGATGTCTTTATCGTTGAGGGAATTTTGGTCTTGGAGGACAAGCGTCTGCGCGATTTGATGGATATCAAGATTTTTGTGGATACGGATGATGATGTGCGCATTATTCGTCGTATCAAACGTGATATGGAGGAGCGTGGCCGTAGCTTGGATAGCGTGATTGACCAATATCTGGGTGTGGTAAAACCTATGTACCACCAGTTCATTGAGCCGACCAAGCGGTATGCGGATATCGTCATTCCTGAGGGGGTCAGCAATACCGTGGCTATCGACCTGTTGACAACCAAGATTGCAAAGATTTTGGAAGAAGCTCGTAACAGCAAATAA
- the xseA gene encoding exodeoxyribonuclease VII large subunit, with translation MEKYLSVTTLTKYLKMKFDKDPYLERVYLTGQVSNFRKRPTHQYFSLKDDHAVIQATIWSGIYQKLGFDLEEGMKINVIGRVQVYEPSGSYSIIIEKAEPDGVGALAIQFEQLKKKLTEEGLFQERFKQPLPQFSKRIGVVTSRSGAVIRDIITTVSRRFPGVDILLYPTKVQGDGAAEEIARNIARANEREDLDVLIIGRGGGSIEDLWAFNEEIVVRAIFESRLPVISSVGHETDVTLADFVADRRAATPTAAAELATPVTKLDLLAHLQNQEKRMATAVRNVLSKKQEALKKCSQSVIFRQPERLYDGYLQRLDQLQLRLKQSLRTRISDSNQLVQARTHRLVQLSPITKIQRYQDRLGQLDKLLRSQMALVYDAKVAEVKRLSEALLMLDTSRIVARGYAIVKKEETVVDSVEMLKKKDQVTLLMRDGQVELEVKDVKTKEI, from the coding sequence ATGGAAAAGTATTTATCGGTAACAACTTTGACCAAGTATCTGAAAATGAAATTCGATAAAGACCCTTACTTGGAACGGGTCTATTTAACTGGTCAAGTTTCCAACTTTCGTAAACGTCCTACTCACCAATATTTCTCCCTAAAAGATGACCACGCAGTCATTCAAGCGACCATCTGGTCTGGGATTTATCAGAAATTAGGCTTCGACCTCGAAGAAGGAATGAAAATCAATGTGATTGGGCGTGTACAGGTATATGAACCCAGCGGGAGCTACTCTATTATCATTGAAAAAGCTGAGCCTGATGGGGTTGGGGCTCTCGCGATTCAGTTTGAACAACTCAAGAAAAAATTGACAGAAGAAGGTTTGTTTCAAGAGAGGTTCAAGCAACCTCTGCCCCAATTTTCTAAGAGAATTGGTGTAGTAACCAGTCGCAGTGGAGCCGTTATTCGAGATATTATCACGACCGTCAGCAGACGATTTCCTGGTGTCGATATTCTTCTCTATCCGACCAAGGTGCAAGGTGATGGAGCTGCGGAGGAAATTGCTCGAAATATTGCGCGTGCTAATGAGCGTGAGGACCTAGATGTTCTCATCATTGGTCGAGGTGGGGGTTCTATTGAGGATCTCTGGGCCTTTAACGAAGAGATTGTTGTAAGAGCTATCTTTGAATCCCGTTTGCCAGTTATCTCCAGTGTTGGACATGAGACGGATGTGACCTTAGCGGATTTTGTAGCAGATAGACGGGCTGCGACTCCAACAGCTGCTGCTGAACTGGCAACACCTGTGACCAAGTTGGATCTATTAGCTCATTTGCAAAATCAAGAAAAACGTATGGCAACAGCAGTCCGAAATGTCCTATCTAAGAAACAAGAAGCTTTGAAAAAATGCAGTCAGTCTGTTATCTTTAGACAACCAGAGCGCTTGTATGACGGCTATTTGCAACGGTTGGATCAGCTACAACTGCGCTTAAAACAAAGTTTGCGAACACGGATTTCTGATAGTAACCAATTAGTCCAAGCAAGAACCCATCGTCTGGTACAATTATCACCTATAACCAAAATCCAACGCTATCAGGACCGACTTGGTCAGTTAGACAAGCTGCTACGTAGCCAAATGGCTCTGGTTTATGATGCCAAGGTTGCTGAAGTCAAGCGACTTTCAGAAGCCTTGCTGATGTTGGATACTAGCCGAATTGTGGCGCGTGGCTATGCTATTGTCAAAAAAGAAGAGACAGTTGTGGATTCGGTTGAGATGTTGAAGAAAAAAGACCAAGTGACGCTTTTGATGCGAGATGGTCAGGTAGAATTAGAGGTTAAAGATGTCAAAACAAAAGAAATTTGA